AAAGAGCAGCGGTTAAAATAGATCCTAAACCTAGTTCGACTCCATAAGCCTGTGCAATGAAAATCGTAGCTACACTTTGCATAATGACCGTACCATTTTTATTTATCGTCACTCCTAAAGGAACTACTGATGATGTAATTTTATGAAATACACCACATTTATACTGAACCATACTCATTGCGATCGGTAGTGTAGCATTGCTACTAGAAGTTGAAAATCCAGTTAAAAAAACGGATCTAAATTTTCTAATAAAAATTTTTCTATTTAAGTTGAGCATTTTTAAAACTGAACCATAAGTTATGATTGTATGAACAATTAAAACAAAAACTAAAGTTCCCATATATTTTAGCATCGGAATGAATGCGTCAAACCCTTCTTTTGCAAAAACATTAATAACAAGGGCAAAAACTCCAATAGGAGCCATAGCCATTATCATGTTTATCATCTTCAAAACCAACTTATTCAATTGCTGAATTATACTAATCGTATTCTGAACTTTTTTACCAAGTATTGATATAGAAATACCAACTAATGCAGTAAAAAAGATCATTTGAAGCATAGTGCCACTCTGTAGAGCATTAAATGGGTTTGTTGGAATGAAGTCTATAATTGCTTGGGCGAAACTTGGCAATTTTTCATTTTTCATAATCTCACCTGTTAAGTGGAAGTCACCACCAGGATTGAATAGATAAGTGATAGATATTCCAAGAAAAATCGCGATGAAAGTTGTTCCGAAAAAATATAGTATTGTTAAACCACCAAGTCTTGACATTCTCTTAATATTACCAAGTCCAGCAATTCCACTTACCAGTGATACAAGCACTACAGGAAGGACTATCATACTGAGCATATTCAGGAATAATTGTCCAATTACGTTGAAAACTCCAAAAACTATAAAATCTTTCATAAAAGTACTTACTCGGGTATCACCAACGACCATACCAACAAGTAGTCCCGCTATAAGAGCTATAACAATCTTGGAGTTTAAGCTTAATTTTTTATCTTTACTCATAATTTAACTCGCTTTATTGTTAATTCTCTTCATTTCGATATTCATTTTCAAGTTTTTCAATAAACTCTTGATTCTGATTCATTTTTTCATTGAAATCTTTCAATTCTTCGTAATCATCTTTCAATCCAGCTTCAGGATCATTCCAGACTGACTCATCGAATTCACCTTCACTTTTTGCGACAATAAGAGCAACTATTGCATCTCCAGAAATATTAACTGCTGTTCTTGACATATCTAGAAGTCTATCAATACCCATAATTAGAGCGATACCTTCAACAGGTAATCCAACTTGGGTCAGAACCATAGACAGGGTAATTAAGCCTACTCCAGGAACACCTGCCGTTCCAACTGAAGCAAGAGTTGCTGTAGCTATTACCAGAAGAAAATCTGAAATAGTTAAATTTATGCCATATACTTGAGCAATAAATACAACTGCGACACCCTGCATGATCGCGGTTCCATCCATATTTATTGTAGCACCAAATGGTATTGAAAATGAAGCTATACTTCTTGAAGTACCCATTTTTTTCTCAACTGTACTCATTGTTACAGGAATAGTAGCATTACTGCTTGAAGTTGAAAAAGCTACTAGCATAGTTGAGTAAAACTTTTTAAAGAAAATAATCGGACTAAGTCTACCAATAAGTTTTAGAGCACTTGTATAAACTAGAAGTAGATGAATTATCAATACTAGCATTACTGTGATCATGTATTTTAACAGAGGTAAAAATGCTGCGAAACCTTGAGTTGCAAAAACTTTGGCAATTAGGCAGAAAATACCAAAAGGAGCTGTTAACATTATCAATGAAATCATCTTCATTACTATGGCATTTAACTCTTCAAATAAAGTAAGCGTTCCAGCAACTTTTTTTCCTACAGCTGCGATTGCTATACCGATTAGCATTGCGAAAAAGATTACCTGTAACATTTCGCCATCAACCATAGCTTTAAATGGATTTGAAGGAACAATATTTATTATTACTTGAGACAGAGCAGGAGCTTCTTTAGCTGTTACACCAGATGCACTAGTATCTAGAGCTAAGCCTGCACCAGGGTTAATGACACTTGCAACAATTAGTGCTAATGTAATTGCAAGGGCTGTTGTAATAAGATAGAAAATTAAAGTTTTACCACCAACTCTTCCTAGCTTTTTGATATCTCCAATACCGGCAACACCGCAAATCAAAGAAACTAGGACAAGTGGAACTACCAGCATCCTGATTGCATTGATGAATAGTTTTCCGACAACATTCAAAAAACCTTCAATCACATAAGAATTCAAAAAAGCTACAACACCATCACTACTTTTACCAATGATGATATTCAAAATGATCCCAAAAATCAGACCCACAATTAATCCTATAAAGATTTGAGTTGTCAAACCCATTTTTTTCTTTGCAACTTCCATACAATGGCCTCACTATTATTGTTGTTTTTGTTGTTACATTATTAACAGTAATGATCACTTGGTATGAAAATCAAATGAAAATATTTTTTTTTTGAGCTATTTAAAATTATAAGTTAACATCTTCTTTTTAAATGTTTTGTAAATAAAATAAGTTGATAAACTGAGAATCATGAAATTAATAATACTATCATAAAAAAATAAACATATCACTACAGCTATAACATAAAGAACATAACAAAGAGCTATACCAATAAGATTATCAAAGGTTTCTTTCAATATATATATCAGCAAATTGAGATTAAATACGACCATCATAAATACTAATGAGAATAAGTATATATTATTAATTTCATTGAACTCTTTAATAACTAAAATATAATGCGATAATATCAAAAGAATAGATAAAGCTATAGAATAATAAAAAAAATTATAAACAACTAAGCTTGTAAACTTTCCTCTAGATAAATTAAATGTTAGAAAGTATAAATTAATGTGTTTATAAAACGATATAGCACCCAGCATTGAAACCAATAAGAGTAAAAAAATTATTGATATATCAGTACGCTCAAAAATCCTGTCACTATCAAATAAAATCAT
This region of Candidatus Delongbacteria bacterium genomic DNA includes:
- a CDS encoding dicarboxylate/amino acid:cation symporter — translated: MEVAKKKMGLTTQIFIGLIVGLIFGIILNIIIGKSSDGVVAFLNSYVIEGFLNVVGKLFINAIRMLVVPLVLVSLICGVAGIGDIKKLGRVGGKTLIFYLITTALAITLALIVASVINPGAGLALDTSASGVTAKEAPALSQVIINIVPSNPFKAMVDGEMLQVIFFAMLIGIAIAAVGKKVAGTLTLFEELNAIVMKMISLIMLTAPFGIFCLIAKVFATQGFAAFLPLLKYMITVMLVLIIHLLLVYTSALKLIGRLSPIIFFKKFYSTMLVAFSTSSSNATIPVTMSTVEKKMGTSRSIASFSIPFGATINMDGTAIMQGVAVVFIAQVYGINLTISDFLLVIATATLASVGTAGVPGVGLITLSMVLTQVGLPVEGIALIMGIDRLLDMSRTAVNISGDAIVALIVAKSEGEFDESVWNDPEAGLKDDYEELKDFNEKMNQNQEFIEKLENEYRNEEN
- a CDS encoding dicarboxylate/amino acid:cation symporter; the protein is MSKDKKLSLNSKIVIALIAGLLVGMVVGDTRVSTFMKDFIVFGVFNVIGQLFLNMLSMIVLPVVLVSLVSGIAGLGNIKRMSRLGGLTILYFFGTTFIAIFLGISITYLFNPGGDFHLTGEIMKNEKLPSFAQAIIDFIPTNPFNALQSGTMLQMIFFTALVGISISILGKKVQNTISIIQQLNKLVLKMINMIMAMAPIGVFALVINVFAKEGFDAFIPMLKYMGTLVFVLIVHTIITYGSVLKMLNLNRKIFIRKFRSVFLTGFSTSSSNATLPIAMSMVQYKCGVFHKITSSVVPLGVTINKNGTVIMQSVATIFIAQAYGVELGLGSILTAALFMIVASVSTAGIPNAGMITITVVLASIGLPAEGLVMIIAVDRLLDMLRTTVNLAGNTIAAVFVAKKDGKLDETVYNDPRSALGEEKTIGEFGQEISINKEYLVRLQNEKMESLLE